From Coriobacteriaceae bacterium, a single genomic window includes:
- the rbfA gene encoding 30S ribosome-binding factor RbfA: MKQTQATRRLGEQLREKLGYILLFEVSDPRLDLVTLTAVEVAVDRSFARVYVSCDASRYDEVMEALASAKGRIRSLLARSLDWRVTPELDFRIDRSTDEAERITRALENVPATLAIEKDEDGYPIADAAQEAALDD, translated from the coding sequence ATGAAGCAAACGCAGGCAACCCGCCGTCTGGGCGAGCAGCTTCGCGAGAAGCTTGGTTATATCCTGCTCTTTGAGGTTTCCGATCCGCGTCTCGACCTGGTTACTTTGACCGCGGTCGAGGTCGCGGTGGACCGTTCGTTCGCGCGCGTGTACGTGTCGTGCGATGCGAGCCGCTACGACGAGGTCATGGAGGCGCTCGCAAGCGCCAAGGGCCGTATTCGCAGCCTGTTGGCTCGCTCGCTCGATTGGCGTGTCACGCCCGAGCTCGATTTTCGCATCGATCGCTCGACCGATGAGGCCGAGCGCATCACGCGTGCGCTGGAAAACGTTCCCGCCACGCTTGCGATCGAAAAGGACGAGGACGGCTATCCGATAGCGGATGCCGCCCAGGAGGCAGCTTTAGATGACTAA
- the leuS gene encoding leucine--tRNA ligase yields MCDCTDHKDEIPVYDAQAIESRWMKAWEDSNLFAVDTDDSKPKKYVLEMFPYPSGDLHMGHARNYTIGDAMARQARMRGYDVLHPIGFDAFGLPAENAAIKHNTQAAAWTYKNMDQALTTMKRMGFSYDLDRMVKTCSPDYYRWGQWIFEKMWEKGLVYRKKNPVNWCPTCKTVLANEQVTEGKCWRCGTEPEKRDLEQWYYKITEYSQELLDDLEKLPGWPERVKQMQANWIGRSEGAEVDFTLCDQDGEPIEGDEGKITVFTTRADTLFGVSFFVLAPEYAGLHELVEGTEYEEAVTKIVEDSKHISAVERAQGTLEKHGAFTGRYVVNPVNGEKVPVWVADYVVADYGTGAVMAVPCGDQRDFEFARKYDLPIVPIILDDGDRAAVEDSGETIDTFHAETVDWDCAHAAEGTLVQSGKYTGMRGGKHSEGEAAIVADLEAMGCGRRKVEFRLRDWLISRQRYWGNPIPAIHCEHCGIVPVPEDQLPVTLPENLDLGAGETLAECKEFYETTCPVCGRPAKRETDTMDTFTCSSWYYLRYTDPHNTELPFSKEAADRWMPVDNYIGGIEHAILHLLYSRFFTKALRDLGLLSVDEPFTNLLCQGMVKDENGDTMSKSKGNVVPPSSVIEPYGADTMRLAILFIAPPEKDFDWDPKAVEGANRFIKRAWRIVWQLVQSGDANVAFDKSVLDETAMKLYRERHRTIAKCTEDFDRGQFNTAISAVMELVNAASAYLNATDGASRDKALCYGVAKDIVSVLAPICPFWADELWHEALGCEGNAYTAAWPEFDLAESIEDTVQIVVQVLGKVRGRIDVAREASNEEMQAAAEEAVAKWLEGKTVVKAICVPGKLVNLVVK; encoded by the coding sequence ATGTGCGATTGCACAGATCATAAGGACGAGATCCCTGTCTACGACGCGCAGGCCATTGAGTCCCGATGGATGAAGGCCTGGGAGGACTCCAACCTCTTTGCCGTCGACACCGACGACAGCAAGCCCAAGAAGTATGTGCTCGAGATGTTCCCGTATCCGTCGGGCGACCTGCACATGGGCCACGCGCGCAACTACACCATCGGCGATGCCATGGCCCGTCAGGCCCGCATGCGCGGCTACGACGTGCTGCACCCCATCGGATTTGACGCCTTTGGCCTGCCTGCCGAGAACGCCGCCATCAAGCACAACACGCAGGCTGCTGCCTGGACGTATAAGAACATGGACCAGGCGCTCACCACGATGAAGCGCATGGGCTTCTCCTACGATCTGGATCGCATGGTCAAGACCTGCAGCCCCGACTACTACCGCTGGGGTCAGTGGATCTTTGAGAAGATGTGGGAAAAGGGCCTGGTCTACCGCAAGAAGAACCCGGTCAACTGGTGTCCCACCTGCAAGACCGTTCTGGCCAACGAGCAGGTCACCGAGGGCAAGTGCTGGCGCTGTGGCACCGAGCCCGAGAAGCGCGACCTTGAGCAGTGGTACTACAAGATTACCGAGTACTCTCAGGAGCTGCTCGACGACCTGGAGAAGCTCCCCGGCTGGCCCGAGCGCGTCAAGCAGATGCAGGCCAACTGGATCGGTCGCTCCGAGGGCGCCGAGGTCGACTTTACCCTGTGCGACCAGGATGGCGAGCCCATCGAGGGCGATGAGGGCAAGATCACCGTCTTCACCACGCGTGCCGATACGCTTTTTGGCGTTTCCTTCTTTGTCCTGGCTCCCGAGTACGCCGGCCTGCACGAGCTCGTCGAGGGTACGGAGTACGAGGAGGCCGTCACCAAGATTGTCGAGGACTCCAAGCATATCTCTGCCGTCGAGCGTGCCCAGGGCACCCTCGAGAAGCACGGTGCCTTCACGGGCCGCTATGTGGTAAACCCCGTCAACGGCGAGAAGGTCCCCGTGTGGGTTGCCGATTATGTCGTTGCCGACTACGGTACCGGTGCCGTCATGGCCGTTCCCTGTGGCGACCAGCGCGACTTTGAGTTCGCCCGCAAGTACGACCTGCCGATCGTACCGATCATCCTGGACGATGGCGATCGCGCTGCCGTCGAGGACAGCGGCGAGACCATCGATACCTTCCATGCCGAGACCGTCGACTGGGATTGCGCCCACGCTGCCGAGGGCACGCTCGTCCAATCCGGCAAGTACACCGGCATGCGCGGCGGCAAGCACTCCGAGGGCGAGGCTGCGATCGTGGCCGACCTCGAGGCTATGGGCTGCGGCCGTCGCAAGGTTGAGTTCCGTCTGCGCGACTGGCTTATCTCCCGCCAGCGTTATTGGGGCAACCCCATCCCGGCTATCCACTGCGAGCACTGCGGCATCGTGCCCGTGCCCGAGGACCAGCTGCCGGTGACGCTGCCCGAGAACCTGGACCTGGGTGCCGGCGAGACCCTCGCCGAGTGCAAGGAATTCTACGAGACCACCTGCCCGGTCTGCGGCCGCCCGGCCAAGCGCGAGACCGACACCATGGACACCTTCACCTGCTCCAGCTGGTATTACCTGCGCTATACCGATCCGCACAACACCGAGCTGCCCTTCTCCAAGGAAGCCGCCGACCGTTGGATGCCCGTCGATAACTACATCGGCGGCATCGAGCACGCCATTCTGCACCTGCTCTACAGCCGCTTCTTTACCAAGGCGCTGCGCGACCTGGGCCTGCTGAGCGTGGATGAGCCCTTCACCAACCTGCTGTGCCAGGGCATGGTCAAGGACGAGAACGGCGACACCATGTCCAAGTCCAAGGGCAACGTCGTGCCTCCGAGCTCGGTCATTGAGCCCTACGGCGCCGACACCATGCGTCTGGCGATCCTGTTTATCGCCCCGCCCGAGAAGGACTTCGACTGGGATCCCAAGGCCGTCGAGGGCGCCAACCGCTTTATCAAGCGCGCCTGGCGTATCGTGTGGCAGCTCGTCCAGTCCGGCGACGCCAACGTGGCCTTTGACAAGTCCGTGCTCGACGAGACCGCGATGAAGCTCTATCGCGAGCGTCACCGCACCATCGCCAAGTGCACTGAGGACTTTGACCGCGGTCAGTTCAACACCGCGATCTCGGCCGTCATGGAGCTCGTCAACGCCGCGAGCGCCTACCTCAACGCCACCGACGGTGCATCGCGTGACAAGGCCCTGTGCTACGGCGTGGCCAAGGACATCGTGAGCGTCCTTGCTCCCATCTGCCCGTTCTGGGCCGACGAGCTGTGGCACGAGGCGCTCGGCTGCGAGGGCAACGCCTACACCGCCGCCTGGCCCGAGTTCGACCTGGCCGAGTCCATCGAGGACACGGTTCAGATTGTCGTCCAGGTGCTCGGCAAGGTCCGTGGCCGCATCGACGTCGCCCGCGAAGCCTCCAACGAGGAGATGCAGGCTGCCGCCGAGGAAGCCGTTGCCAAGTGGCTCGAGGGCAAGACGGTCGTCAAGGCCATTTGCGTGCCCGGCAAGCTGGTCAACCTGGTGGTCAAGTAA
- the infB gene encoding translation initiation factor IF-2 translates to MAKVRVSTLAKEFGMTSKELMGHLADMKIPAKSASSTLEDAYVAMVRKQLASVIEARAQEVEAAKQAEEQAAAAEEAARAAEAERERIAAEKAREEERRQFAAAQAAEEAARAEAEAKKKAEQERLAREKEEAAREAQRRAVPASDSGSRFRSLLDQIAAQETVLKEKKDAEDKAKAERAAERGNRRGGNNDRRGGRRNDRNASDNNSERNASESRPHSHRTNASNNVAAGMDFPNPDKQGKGKKRKGGHNNEEDHYSRMAREAEEYSREKVLEEARAAVEEASRESTGRRKKRKEKREREAAKAQEERKIEEALAQGVNPEELDAIKVSQGVTVQELAEALDVPANDIIKRLFLLGTPLTMTQSMSDDLVELVADDLGRQIKIITPEEENTFSFYDDPADLKPRAPVVTVMGHVDHGKTSLLDAIRHTGVAAGEAGGITQAIGASQVMINDRKITFIDTPGHATFTAMRARGAKVTDIVILIVAADDGVMPQTVESINHAKAAGVPIVVAVNKIDKPGANPDRVRQELTEYGVIPEEWGGQNMFVNISAKQKIGIDDLLETVLLQADVLELKANPDTFASGNVLEAKLDKGRGSVATVLVTRGTLHVGDTLVAGLTYGRVRAMLDPKGRAVTEAGPSDAVEILGLQSVPNAGDEFRVFEDEREARALADERSLKARIEEQSRVKHVTLENLFETIADAEVKELNLIIKADVQGSIEALQDSLDKMDQSEVRINTIHSAVGAINETDVVLADASNAIIIGFGVRPDGKARSAAEREGVEIRCYDVIYKCLEELDAARIGMLKPTEVEVSTGTATVLDTFKVPKVGIAAGVRVEEGEIAATDSVRLVRDGIVVFNGKIASMRHYKDEAKSLKSGSEGGIGLENFQDIKPGDQIEGYRIDQVARTE, encoded by the coding sequence ATGGCAAAAGTCCGTGTGTCCACCCTGGCCAAAGAGTTCGGCATGACCTCCAAGGAACTGATGGGTCATCTCGCCGATATGAAGATTCCCGCTAAGTCCGCTTCCTCCACTTTGGAGGACGCTTATGTCGCCATGGTCCGCAAGCAGCTCGCCTCGGTGATCGAGGCCCGCGCTCAGGAAGTCGAGGCCGCCAAGCAGGCCGAGGAGCAGGCAGCTGCCGCCGAGGAAGCCGCTCGCGCCGCCGAGGCCGAGCGCGAGCGCATCGCCGCCGAGAAGGCGCGCGAGGAGGAGCGCCGCCAGTTTGCCGCAGCCCAGGCTGCCGAGGAGGCCGCCCGCGCCGAGGCTGAGGCCAAGAAGAAAGCCGAGCAGGAGCGCCTTGCCCGCGAGAAGGAGGAGGCTGCCCGCGAGGCCCAGCGCCGCGCCGTTCCCGCTTCCGACTCCGGTTCGCGCTTCCGTTCGCTGCTCGACCAGATCGCCGCACAGGAGACCGTGCTCAAGGAGAAGAAGGACGCCGAGGACAAGGCCAAGGCCGAGCGCGCCGCCGAGCGCGGTAACCGTCGTGGCGGCAACAACGACCGCCGCGGTGGCCGTCGTAACGATCGCAACGCTTCCGACAACAACTCCGAGCGCAACGCCTCCGAGAGCCGTCCGCACAGCCATCGCACCAACGCCAGCAACAACGTCGCTGCCGGCATGGACTTCCCCAACCCCGATAAGCAGGGCAAGGGCAAGAAACGCAAGGGCGGTCACAACAACGAAGAGGACCACTATAGCCGCATGGCTCGCGAGGCCGAGGAGTACAGCCGCGAGAAGGTACTCGAGGAGGCTCGTGCCGCCGTCGAGGAGGCCTCTCGCGAGTCCACCGGTCGCCGCAAGAAGCGCAAGGAGAAGCGCGAGCGCGAGGCTGCCAAGGCTCAGGAGGAGCGCAAGATAGAGGAGGCGTTGGCCCAGGGTGTGAACCCCGAGGAGCTCGACGCCATCAAGGTCTCCCAGGGCGTTACCGTCCAGGAGCTTGCTGAGGCCCTCGACGTTCCGGCCAACGACATCATCAAGCGCCTGTTCCTGCTGGGCACGCCGCTCACTATGACGCAGTCCATGTCCGACGACCTCGTCGAGCTCGTTGCCGACGACCTGGGCCGTCAGATCAAGATCATCACCCCCGAGGAGGAGAACACCTTCTCGTTCTACGACGATCCCGCCGACCTTAAGCCGCGCGCCCCGGTCGTCACCGTCATGGGCCACGTCGACCACGGCAAGACGAGCCTCCTCGACGCCATCCGTCACACCGGTGTCGCTGCCGGCGAGGCTGGCGGCATTACGCAGGCCATCGGTGCTTCGCAGGTCATGATCAACGACCGAAAGATCACCTTCATCGATACCCCGGGTCACGCTACCTTTACGGCTATGCGTGCCCGTGGTGCCAAGGTGACCGATATCGTCATTCTAATCGTGGCTGCCGACGACGGCGTCATGCCACAGACCGTCGAGTCGATTAACCACGCCAAGGCCGCCGGCGTACCCATCGTCGTCGCCGTCAACAAGATCGATAAGCCGGGTGCCAACCCCGACCGCGTGCGCCAGGAGCTCACCGAGTACGGTGTCATCCCCGAGGAGTGGGGCGGACAGAACATGTTCGTCAACATCTCGGCGAAGCAGAAGATCGGTATCGACGATCTGCTCGAGACCGTGCTGCTCCAGGCCGATGTACTCGAGCTCAAGGCCAACCCCGACACCTTTGCCTCCGGCAACGTCCTCGAGGCCAAGCTCGACAAGGGCCGCGGCTCGGTCGCTACCGTGCTCGTGACCCGCGGTACCCTGCATGTAGGCGATACACTGGTCGCCGGCCTTACCTACGGTCGCGTCCGCGCCATGCTCGACCCCAAGGGCCGCGCCGTCACCGAGGCCGGTCCCTCCGACGCCGTCGAGATCCTGGGCCTGCAGTCCGTGCCCAACGCCGGTGACGAGTTCCGCGTGTTCGAGGACGAGCGCGAGGCTCGCGCCTTGGCCGACGAGCGTTCGCTCAAGGCTCGTATCGAGGAGCAGAGCCGCGTGAAGCACGTCACGCTCGAGAACCTCTTCGAGACCATTGCCGACGCCGAGGTCAAGGAGCTCAACCTGATCATCAAGGCCGACGTCCAGGGTTCCATCGAGGCCCTTCAGGACTCGCTCGACAAGATGGATCAGTCCGAGGTTCGTATCAACACGATCCACTCCGCCGTTGGTGCCATCAACGAGACCGACGTCGTCCTGGCCGACGCTTCCAACGCCATCATCATCGGCTTTGGCGTCCGTCCCGACGGTAAGGCGCGCTCCGCCGCCGAGCGCGAGGGCGTCGAGATCCGTTGCTACGACGTCATCTACAAGTGCCTCGAGGAGCTCGACGCTGCCCGTATCGGCATGCTCAAGCCCACCGAGGTCGAGGTCTCCACGGGTACCGCGACCGTCCTGGACACCTTCAAGGTGCCCAAAGTCGGTATCGCCGCCGGTGTCCGCGTCGAAGAGGGCGAGATCGCCGCGACCGATTCCGTGCGTCTGGTGCGCGACGGTATCGTGGTCTTCAACGGCAAGATCGCCTCGATGCGCCACTACAAGGACGAGGCCAAGAGCCTCAAGAGCGGTTCCGAGGGCGGCATTGGTCTGGAGAACTTCCAGGACATCAAGCCCGGCGACCAGATCGAGGGTTACCGCATCGACCAGGTTGCCCGTACCGAGTAG
- the truB gene encoding tRNA pseudouridine(55) synthase TruB, translating to MARRTPSQLNMLLAVDKPVGCTSHDVVSQCRRALHERRVGHAGTLDPMASGVMVVGVGQATRLLGMLTLDTKSYVADISFGAETNTDDSEGEAVRTVAVAPELRDPAYARERLAAMLGPQMQVPPAFSAISVNGVRAYKSAREGNAVELPARPVEVYAADLIAVGGEGDTCVWTVAFSVSKGTYIRALARDLGRACESAAHISALRRTASGVVSIGACHAVEELSPDSAAGFALDPIAALGATRVDVPGNLADDLLCGRRIPVERALADFDTSKSPFALVLDGGLKALARIESGRFVMEHVFPQAIGGVR from the coding sequence ATGGCTCGTCGTACGCCTTCTCAACTGAATATGCTGCTCGCCGTCGATAAGCCGGTGGGCTGCACGTCCCACGACGTGGTTTCGCAATGCCGACGCGCCCTCCATGAGCGGCGCGTCGGCCATGCCGGCACGCTCGACCCCATGGCATCGGGTGTCATGGTGGTGGGTGTTGGCCAGGCCACCCGTCTGCTGGGCATGCTAACCCTCGATACCAAAAGCTATGTCGCCGACATCTCGTTTGGCGCCGAGACCAATACCGATGATTCGGAGGGCGAAGCCGTCCGCACGGTTGCCGTTGCTCCCGAGTTGCGCGATCCCGCCTATGCCCGCGAGCGCTTGGCTGCCATGCTTGGCCCACAGATGCAGGTGCCGCCGGCGTTTTCGGCCATCTCGGTCAACGGCGTTCGCGCGTACAAGTCTGCTCGCGAGGGCAATGCTGTTGAGTTGCCCGCGCGCCCCGTCGAGGTCTATGCCGCCGACCTGATCGCCGTGGGAGGCGAAGGTGATACGTGTGTGTGGACCGTGGCGTTCTCGGTGAGCAAGGGCACCTATATCCGTGCACTCGCTCGCGACTTGGGCCGCGCCTGCGAGAGCGCCGCGCACATTTCCGCGCTGCGCCGCACGGCCTCCGGTGTTGTTTCTATTGGCGCATGTCATGCGGTCGAGGAGCTTTCTCCCGATTCCGCGGCTGGCTTTGCTCTGGATCCCATTGCAGCCCTGGGCGCCACGCGTGTTGACGTGCCTGGCAATCTTGCCGACGATCTGCTCTGCGGCCGACGCATTCCCGTTGAGCGTGCGCTTGCCGATTTCGATACCTCGAAGTCGCCTTTTGCGTTGGTGCTCGATGGGGGACTCAAGGCGCTAGCCCGCATTGAGAGTGGCCGCTTTGTCATGGAGCACGTGTTTCCGCAGGCAATCGGCGGTGTTCGATGA
- the ribF gene encoding riboflavin biosynthesis protein RibF, translating to MMLSARELARIFFAGESDEARIVTADAFDECEHLGAASIAIGVFDGVHRGHQELIEALVRDARAHGCKAVVVTFDPDPDVVVSPSPAQKLMTTADRLHALAQTGVDTVVAVPFTPEVAALDHVGFLALLSRVVDIRSIRVGSDFRLGRGGASGVAEMRAWGSEHGVDVYGHDLLCEGGEAICATRIRHELGQGHVELAAELLGRPYMLRGGVVRGRHEGSGMGFPTANLQVPDGIQVPADGVYEGLVLVDDTVWPAAVNVGLPPTYADDAASSHLEANLIGYTGDLYGASVSLAFTRWLRPSRVFESLDELIATVEGNIEDIRHNLGEQGVGIRD from the coding sequence ATGATGTTGTCCGCTCGCGAGCTCGCGCGTATCTTTTTCGCGGGCGAGTCGGACGAGGCTCGCATCGTTACTGCCGATGCGTTTGATGAGTGCGAGCACTTGGGTGCCGCATCGATTGCCATCGGCGTGTTCGATGGTGTGCACCGTGGACACCAGGAACTCATCGAAGCGCTTGTCCGTGATGCCCGTGCCCATGGCTGCAAGGCGGTCGTGGTCACTTTCGATCCCGACCCGGACGTTGTGGTGAGCCCTTCGCCCGCTCAAAAATTGATGACGACGGCCGACCGTCTACATGCCTTGGCTCAGACCGGGGTCGATACGGTGGTGGCCGTTCCCTTTACGCCTGAGGTTGCGGCACTCGACCATGTCGGTTTTCTCGCACTGCTGTCACGCGTGGTCGACATTCGTTCGATTCGCGTTGGCAGCGACTTTAGGCTGGGTCGCGGCGGTGCTTCTGGTGTTGCCGAGATGCGCGCCTGGGGTTCCGAGCACGGCGTTGACGTGTATGGTCACGACCTGCTTTGCGAGGGCGGTGAGGCCATTTGCGCCACCCGCATTCGTCATGAGCTGGGACAGGGCCATGTGGAGCTTGCTGCTGAGTTGCTCGGCCGCCCGTATATGCTGCGTGGCGGTGTTGTTCGCGGCCGTCATGAGGGTTCTGGCATGGGCTTTCCCACGGCAAACCTGCAGGTTCCCGACGGCATTCAGGTGCCTGCCGATGGCGTGTATGAGGGCCTGGTGCTCGTCGATGACACCGTATGGCCTGCTGCCGTTAACGTCGGCCTGCCGCCGACGTACGCCGATGATGCCGCTTCATCGCATCTCGAGGCTAACTTAATTGGTTATACGGGCGACCTGTACGGCGCTTCCGTTTCGCTGGCGTTTACGCGCTGGCTGCGTCCCTCGCGTGTGTTCGAATCGCTGGATGAGTTGATTGCGACCGTCGAGGGGAATATCGAGGACATTCGTCACAACTTGGGTGAGCAAGGGGTGGGCATCCGTGATTAG
- a CDS encoding DHHA1 domain-containing protein, whose product MTNSADLASCESADIQRRILELIEGASSIAISGHTSPDGDALGSVLGLGLSLMKFFPNKDIALLLADDDPVPRIYRFMEGSDRLVPASAYTGNPDLFISVDVPVVERLNNSAEVLRRSKHVVCFDHHPAREEFAELSLRRVEAAACAMIIDRFLDNCGIVARDGVATCLLCGLVTDTGRFQYQNADAAAFHAASRLVAHGADPARVALEVYQSMRVEFLHLKSIVMGRIKTVAHGRVAYSYAYQSDLEACGVTSDECDGLVDVVRSVMGVEVCLFLKGIEGDTKVRGNLRSKGDLNVSEIAAAFGGGGHPAAAGFSNNGTILETLTVALPMLAELVGEDPASVTVEL is encoded by the coding sequence ATGACTAATTCCGCCGACCTCGCCTCGTGCGAGTCTGCAGATATTCAGCGACGCATCCTCGAGCTCATCGAGGGTGCGTCCTCCATTGCGATTTCGGGACATACTTCTCCCGATGGTGATGCCTTGGGCTCCGTGTTGGGTCTGGGCCTTTCGCTCATGAAGTTTTTCCCCAACAAGGACATTGCGCTGCTGCTGGCAGACGATGACCCGGTTCCGCGCATCTACCGCTTTATGGAAGGCTCCGATCGCCTGGTACCGGCATCTGCGTATACCGGCAATCCGGACCTGTTCATCTCGGTGGACGTGCCGGTCGTCGAGCGTCTCAATAATTCCGCCGAGGTGCTTCGTCGCTCCAAGCATGTGGTGTGCTTCGATCACCATCCGGCGCGCGAGGAGTTTGCCGAGCTCAGCCTGAGGCGCGTCGAAGCTGCAGCCTGTGCCATGATCATCGACCGCTTCTTGGACAATTGCGGCATTGTCGCACGTGATGGCGTTGCGACCTGCCTGCTGTGTGGCTTGGTTACCGATACCGGCCGTTTCCAGTACCAAAACGCCGATGCCGCCGCATTCCATGCAGCCTCGCGTCTGGTTGCCCACGGTGCCGATCCGGCGCGTGTGGCACTCGAGGTCTACCAGAGCATGCGCGTTGAATTTTTACACCTCAAGTCCATCGTTATGGGCCGCATCAAGACGGTGGCCCACGGGCGCGTTGCGTATAGTTACGCGTACCAGAGTGACCTTGAGGCTTGCGGTGTCACCTCGGATGAGTGCGACGGCCTAGTCGATGTGGTGCGCTCGGTGATGGGCGTCGAGGTCTGCCTGTTCCTGAAGGGCATTGAGGGCGATACCAAGGTGCGCGGCAACCTGCGCTCCAAGGGCGACCTCAACGTGTCCGAGATCGCTGCTGCTTTTGGCGGAGGCGGACATCCCGCCGCCGCCGGTTTCTCCAACAACGGAACGATTCTCGAGACGCTCACCGTGGCACTTCCCATGCTGGCCGAACTGGTAGGGGAGGATCCCGCTTCGGTGACCGTCGAGCTTTAA
- a CDS encoding ribosome maturation factor RimP, protein MVKTKTEQAIIDALEAVAPQHDVDIVDVELVGATKAPCVRVRIEGAEGQSLSLNDVTANTKWVGDVIEELDPISSSYTLEVSSPGMARPLRRPRDFARFVGENCELTSTATEGRRKYAGKIAAATETSVTLEFEDGESVTLDFSDVKKCKLKPTYDFKPAKEGK, encoded by the coding sequence ATGGTCAAGACCAAGACCGAGCAGGCGATCATCGACGCGCTCGAGGCCGTCGCTCCCCAGCATGATGTTGACATCGTCGACGTTGAGCTCGTGGGTGCCACCAAGGCCCCCTGCGTGCGTGTGCGTATCGAGGGTGCCGAGGGTCAGAGCCTGTCGCTCAACGACGTCACGGCCAACACCAAGTGGGTTGGCGACGTGATTGAGGAGCTCGACCCCATCTCTTCGAGCTATACGCTCGAGGTGTCGAGCCCGGGCATGGCGCGTCCGCTGCGCCGCCCGCGCGACTTTGCCCGCTTTGTGGGCGAGAACTGCGAGCTCACCTCCACCGCCACCGAGGGCCGTCGCAAGTACGCCGGCAAGATTGCCGCCGCGACCGAGACGAGCGTGACCCTCGAGTTCGAGGACGGCGAGTCCGTTACCCTCGATTTCTCTGATGTTAAAAAGTGCAAGTTGAAGCCCACCTACGACTTCAAGCCCGCGAAGGAAGGAAAGTAA
- the nusA gene encoding transcription termination factor NusA → MAASDMMSALMELCQEKHIDQLYLIDRLEQSLAKSYAEILHLEWGAKVTIDRTTGKIYVYRLEPIDDSMDEEGNFTEFEEIDVTPKNTSRIAAQHAKAEINAIVRNSAREQIYEEFSGRIGDLISGTVLQSTPDFTIVKIREGVEAELPHFDQRRYENERNERPMGERYLHNQHIKAVIIDVRDPNSNLQPVRGEHSRPPIVISRTHPELMRRLFEQEVPEIYEGTVQIKSIAREPGQRSKVAVHSLDDRLDPVGACVGPKGSRVRAVVGELRGERVDVILWDADPAVYVANALSPAKVTRVLIDEEKAYAGVIVPDDQLSLAIGKEGQNARLAARLTGWHIDIKSETLAADILKNVPVHEEPAADLIGDEEDEDVRRCEYVSEDGIQCRNQARPGSRFCGVHDTDAFDDAEDLI, encoded by the coding sequence ATGGCAGCATCCGACATGATGTCCGCCCTGATGGAGCTTTGCCAGGAGAAGCACATCGACCAGCTCTACCTGATCGACCGCCTGGAGCAGTCGCTCGCCAAGAGCTATGCCGAGATCCTGCATCTTGAGTGGGGCGCCAAGGTGACCATCGACCGCACCACCGGCAAGATCTACGTCTACCGCCTGGAGCCGATCGACGATTCCATGGACGAGGAGGGCAACTTCACCGAGTTCGAGGAGATCGACGTCACCCCCAAGAACACGAGCCGTATCGCTGCCCAGCACGCCAAGGCCGAGATCAACGCCATCGTGCGTAACTCCGCCCGCGAGCAGATCTACGAGGAGTTCTCCGGCCGCATCGGTGACCTCATCAGCGGTACCGTGCTGCAGTCCACGCCCGACTTCACGATCGTCAAGATTCGCGAAGGCGTCGAGGCCGAGCTGCCGCACTTCGATCAGCGCCGTTACGAGAACGAGCGCAACGAGCGCCCGATGGGCGAGCGCTACCTGCACAACCAGCATATCAAGGCCGTGATCATCGACGTTCGCGACCCCAACTCCAACCTGCAGCCGGTTCGTGGCGAGCACAGCCGTCCGCCGATTGTCATCTCCCGTACCCACCCCGAGCTCATGCGTCGTCTGTTTGAGCAGGAGGTGCCCGAGATCTATGAGGGCACCGTCCAGATCAAGTCGATCGCCCGCGAGCCTGGCCAGCGCTCCAAGGTCGCCGTCCACTCGCTCGACGACCGTCTGGATCCCGTGGGCGCCTGCGTCGGCCCCAAGGGCAGCCGTGTTCGCGCTGTCGTGGGCGAGCTCCGTGGCGAGCGCGTCGACGTCATCCTGTGGGATGCCGATCCTGCCGTCTACGTCGCCAACGCCCTGTCGCCCGCTAAGGTCACCCGCGTCCTCATCGACGAGGAGAAGGCCTACGCCGGCGTCATCGTGCCCGACGACCAGCTGTCCCTCGCCATCGGCAAGGAGGGCCAGAACGCCCGCCTCGCCGCGCGCCTGACCGGCTGGCACATCGACATCAAGTCCGAGACGCTTGCCGCCGACATCCTCAAGAACGTTCCCGTTCACGAGGAGCCCGCCGCCGACCTGATCGGTGACGAGGAGGACGAGGACGTCCGTCGCTGCGAGTACGTGTCCGAGGACGGCATCCAGTGCCGCAACCAGGCTCGTCCCGGCTCCCGTTTCTGCGGTGTCCACGACACCGACGCCTTCGATGATGCGGAGGACCTGATCTAG